A segment of the Acidobacteriota bacterium genome:
GCCGCCCAGATCTTGCCACTCTTATCGGGAACAGCATTGAGCGTGGCGACGGCGCGAGCGTTGTCGCCCTCTTCGCCATAGAGATACGCCAGCCCGATCACCGCTTCTTCCGACTGCGGATCGAGCTTCACCGCCTGCTTGAAGGCGCCTTCCGCTTTCAGCATCTCGTTGTTCAGGCGATAGAGCCGTCCGAGCAGCAGGAAGGTGTCACTGTTGGCGGGCTCGAGCCGCGATATCTGTTCGAACTGCTCGATAGCCAGCTTCAACACTTCCTGCGACTGCGTGCCCGCCTGCAAGTCGCCGAGCGAGCGCAGGTAGATGCGGCCGAGCAGCTTGTGGGCATCGATGTTGTTGGGATCGCGCTTCAGGATCTCCTGCGCTTCGAGCACAGCTTCGCGGATACGTCCTGTCTTGGCGTAGAGCTCGGCCAGCCCGGCATTCAAGTACTCGGAGTTGGGATCGTTCTCGATGGCCAGCCGGTATTCCTGGATGGCGCGCTGCGCCAACTCCGCCCGTCCGTAGATCGCGACCTGCTCTTCGTAGATGTGCGCCAGCGAATAGTGGTAGTAGGCCTGCGCTTTGTCAGGCGTGCGCGGTTTGGCCGGCGTCTTGTCGGCCGGCTTCGCCTTGACGAGGTCCGGCTTGGGCGCGGGCGCCTTGGTATCTGGCGGCATCTGGCCGGCCGGCTGCTGCTGCGCTGTGGCCGGCTGCGGTGGAGCGGGCAGCGTTGCAGGTTGCTGAGCGAAGCCAGGCAGGGTGGAGAGCAGGAGGGCGGACAAAAGGGCGTTCTTCATCGACACGTTTTTTCCCTGGGGAAATCGACTGCCACCAGTTGGATGCGCGACCTAATCCCGGCGGTGTACTGAATATTCTACGCTCGGAACGTGAGTCTTGCTGGCGCTAACCAGACGAAAGGCCTCAGCTTTGGCTGAGGCCTGGTTTTTGTTTGCGCGAGGGAGGTCTTCCCACTCCCGCAGGTCAAAGTGCGGGCCTGCCGGGGGCCCCGGCCTCGCGGAAGTCACCGCACTTATCTCTTTTTCTTTTTGGCTTTCTTCTTTTTCTTCATGCTGGTCGCCTCCTTTTGGATTATTTCTCCCTTTTCAGTCGCGGGCCCGGAGCCCTGAACCATTTCATGCCCCATTAGTGGGAGGGGTAACACGAACTGCACAAGATATTGAGGTCGTTTGGTTTGCAAGTCAACTGTTATTTGCCCGACGCGATCGCGGCGTGGGTTCGAATCAACCAAAACCTTTGGCCACGGATGGCACGGAAATCACACGGATAAAAACAAAAGAAGAAGAAGAAAAGAAAGAAGAAGAAAAGAAAGAAGAAGACCTATCCGTGCTCGTCCGTGAGATCCGTGGCCAAGGATTTGGTTTTAGTGATCTCGGACGAGCGCTTCCGGCGAAAGCTCGCTGACGCGCGTGTAGCCGCTCAGCGCCATGGTGAGATCGAATTCGGCAAGGAAGTTCTCCACCACCTCGCGCACGCCGTCTTCCCCCGCGATCGCCAAGCCATAGACGTAGGGACGTCCGAGCAGCACCGCGCGCGCGCCCAGCGCCAGCGCCTTGAGCGCGTCGGCGCCGCGCCGGATGCCGCTATCCATCAGCACCGGCAACTTTCCACCGACGGCTTCGAGCACGGCGGGCAGCGCCTCGAGGGTGGCGATGGCGCCATCGACCTGGCGTCCGCCATGGTTAGAAACAATGACGCCGTCCACGCCATGATCGAGAGCGCGCGCGGCGTCGTCACTGCGCAAGATCCCTTTCAGCACGATGGGCAGCTTGGTGTGCGCGCGCAGCCACGCAATGTCATCCCAGGTGAGCCTGGTGTTGGAGAAGATGCTGCGCCACAGATTCACCGCGGCGGTGCGATTCTCCTCCGGCTTGCACTTCAGCTCGGCGACGAAGGCAGGGTCGGAGTAGTAGTTCGCCAATCCCTCGGCGGTGAGGAAGGGAAGATAGCCATGATCCAGGTCGCGCGGACGCCACGCCAGCATGGTGGTATCGAGGGTGACCAGCAGCGCGCTGTAGCCGGCGCGTTCGGCGCGCTCGAGCAGGCTGGCGGTGATCTCCGTATGCCGCGCCCAGTAAAGTTGGAACCAGCGGGTCGCGTCGCCCATCGCCTTGGCAACCTCTTCCAGCGAGCGCGAGCTCACCGTCGAGAGCGCGAAGGGAATGCCAAGCGAGGCAGCGGCGCGTCCGGTGGCGACTTCGCCGTCTTTGTGGATGATGCCTTGCACGCCGACGGGCGCGAGCGCGAGCGGCGCGGGCAGGTGCGCGCCGAAGAGTTCGATGGAGAGATCGCGCTGCTCCACGTTGCGCAGCATGTGCGGCACGATGCGCCAGCGGCGAAAGGCTTCGAGGTTCGCGCGCAGCGTGTCTTCCGAACCCGCCGCGCCGGCAACGTAATCGTAGGCCTCCGGCTTCAGCACTTCTTTGGCGCGCAGCTCGAGCACGTCGAGGCGCGTGGGCACGCGCGGTTTCAGTCCTTTCACGCCCGCGGCGTAGATCTCGGTCTCGCGCTCGCCGCCGGTCTTTATCTTGGCCTGCGATCTGGTCTGCCTGCCGATCTCCG
Coding sequences within it:
- a CDS encoding lactate 2-monooxygenase, producing the protein MDEVARMSATEIGRQTRSQAKIKTGGERETEIYAAGVKGLKPRVPTRLDVLELRAKEVLKPEAYDYVAGAAGSEDTLRANLEAFRRWRIVPHMLRNVEQRDLSIELFGAHLPAPLALAPVGVQGIIHKDGEVATGRAAASLGIPFALSTVSSRSLEEVAKAMGDATRWFQLYWARHTEITASLLERAERAGYSALLVTLDTTMLAWRPRDLDHGYLPFLTAEGLANYYSDPAFVAELKCKPEENRTAAVNLWRSIFSNTRLTWDDIAWLRAHTKLPIVLKGILRSDDAARALDHGVDGVIVSNHGGRQVDGAIATLEALPAVLEAVGGKLPVLMDSGIRRGADALKALALGARAVLLGRPYVYGLAIAGEDGVREVVENFLAEFDLTMALSGYTRVSELSPEALVRDH